Proteins encoded by one window of bacterium:
- the aspS gene encoding aspartate--tRNA ligase has translation MERTLTFETLQKIGQEATLCGWVHVRRDHGKIVFIDLRDRWGLMQVVFTPGHKEVYALAQTLRPEWVVKVSGMVKERPEKLANPKLPTGKIELEATALEVLNSAQTPPFALDTDGYEIGEEHRMKYRYLDLRRDRMKKNLMMRSGIIQMMRRFLGRNNFIEIETPILTRSTPEGARDYVVPSRLHAGKFYALPQSPQQYKQLLMVAGIDRYFQIARCFRDEDTRGDRQPEFTQLDIEMSFADQNQILQLVEDLYIDIVRHVDRDKKKIHQVPFPRITYKEAEEKWKSDKPDLRENTKDPNELAFAYIVDFPLFEWKESEKRWDATHHPFTAPQFLKGETTEAFIRRMKEDPGSVLAQQYDLVCNGYELGGGSIRIHDAKLLSAIFEFMGHSASAVREKFGHMLDAFTYGVPPHGGMAPGIDRLVMLLMNEPNIREVIAFPKTGDGRDLMMDGPSGLEERQLKELHIKIQK, from the coding sequence TTGGAACGGACACTCACATTCGAAACATTGCAAAAAATAGGCCAAGAAGCGACACTTTGCGGTTGGGTGCATGTACGAAGAGACCATGGGAAGATTGTTTTCATTGATTTGCGCGATCGGTGGGGACTCATGCAGGTGGTGTTTACCCCGGGACATAAGGAGGTGTATGCACTTGCCCAGACTTTGCGGCCCGAGTGGGTGGTGAAAGTAAGCGGCATGGTTAAAGAACGACCGGAGAAGCTTGCCAACCCCAAGCTTCCGACCGGAAAAATAGAGCTTGAAGCGACGGCCCTTGAGGTATTGAATAGCGCCCAAACTCCGCCATTCGCGCTTGATACCGATGGCTACGAAATAGGCGAGGAGCATCGCATGAAATACCGGTACCTTGATCTGCGCCGGGACCGCATGAAAAAAAATTTGATGATGCGCAGTGGCATCATACAAATGATGCGCCGATTTCTGGGTCGGAATAATTTTATTGAAATTGAGACGCCAATCCTCACCAGGTCAACTCCCGAAGGTGCACGGGATTACGTGGTGCCTTCCCGGCTTCATGCAGGAAAATTTTACGCGCTTCCGCAATCCCCGCAACAATACAAGCAGCTTTTGATGGTTGCCGGCATAGACCGTTATTTTCAGATTGCCCGGTGTTTTCGCGACGAGGACACGCGGGGTGACCGCCAGCCGGAATTTACACAGCTGGATATCGAGATGAGTTTTGCAGATCAGAACCAGATATTACAGCTTGTTGAAGACCTGTACATCGATATCGTGCGGCATGTTGATCGCGACAAAAAAAAGATCCACCAAGTCCCTTTTCCGCGCATTACCTATAAAGAAGCTGAAGAAAAATGGAAAAGCGATAAGCCGGACTTGCGCGAAAATACCAAAGATCCCAACGAGCTTGCCTTTGCTTATATTGTGGACTTTCCGCTTTTTGAATGGAAGGAAAGTGAGAAGCGATGGGATGCGACGCATCATCCATTCACCGCTCCGCAGTTTTTGAAAGGCGAGACGACGGAAGCGTTCATTAGACGCATGAAGGAAGACCCTGGCTCCGTTCTTGCCCAGCAGTATGACCTGGTGTGCAACGGGTATGAACTTGGAGGAGGCAGTATTCGGATACATGATGCAAAACTGCTTTCCGCGATTTTTGAATTCATGGGACATTCCGCTTCGGCGGTGCGGGAAAAATTTGGGCACATGCTGGACGCCTTCACCTACGGCGTTCCGCCGCATGGCGGCATGGCTCCAGGAATTGACCGGTTGGTCATGCTTCTCATGAACGAGCCGAATATCCGCGAAGTTATTGCATTCCCAAAAACGGGTGATGGCAGAGACCTCATGATGGACGGTCCGTCGGGACTCGAAGAACGTCAATTAAAAGAGCTTCATATAAAAATTCAGAAGTAG
- a CDS encoding HAMP domain-containing sensor histidine kinase: MMTKKRNARSVVTRRGRSKASQKTHIHHQELLTKELLGFLALFSHQLRTPLSIVKGYVAMLLDGTFGELSFTQKKAFEKIFTANERMIRLVNNFLDLPRIHVGTMEYNFEPISPTELLSHAVAEARLQADIKKLPIEWFAENPLPKILADRENLLQALSNILDNAIKYTKKGKISVSISKKEDHVLISISDTGVGILSEDLPKLFNKFMRGEDMRRLYREGRGLGLYIARQIIKGHDGKVWAESPGLGKGSTFFIELPITNNKNE, from the coding sequence ATGATGACAAAGAAAAGAAATGCGCGTTCTGTTGTGACAAGGAGGGGGAGGAGCAAGGCCTCTCAAAAGACGCACATACATCACCAAGAGCTTCTTACCAAAGAGCTGCTCGGGTTTCTTGCGCTTTTCTCGCATCAACTGCGCACCCCCCTTTCTATTGTAAAAGGATATGTGGCAATGTTGCTTGACGGCACGTTCGGAGAACTTAGTTTCACCCAAAAAAAAGCGTTCGAAAAAATTTTCACGGCCAACGAACGCATGATACGTTTGGTGAATAATTTCCTCGACCTCCCGCGCATCCATGTAGGTACCATGGAATATAATTTTGAGCCCATTTCTCCTACCGAACTTCTTTCTCACGCCGTGGCCGAAGCGAGGCTCCAGGCCGACATCAAAAAACTCCCCATAGAATGGTTTGCCGAAAATCCACTCCCGAAGATCCTTGCAGACCGAGAAAATCTTCTCCAAGCCCTCTCGAACATTCTTGATAATGCCATAAAATACACCAAGAAAGGGAAGATCAGTGTTTCGATCTCTAAAAAGGAAGACCATGTTCTTATCTCCATTAGCGATACCGGGGTGGGAATTCTGTCCGAAGATTTGCCGAAGCTTTTCAATAAATTTATGCGGGGAGAAGATATGCGGCGGCTCTACCGCGAAGGAAGGGGACTCGGTCTTTACATCGCGCGGCAGATTATTAAGGGGCATGACGGGAAGGTTTGGGCGGAATCTCCCGGACTTGGGAAAGGGAGTACATTCTTTATAGAATTACCGATTACAAATAACAAAAACGAATAA
- a CDS encoding 7-cyano-7-deazaguanine synthase gives MKKKIKGKKQAFRECRICVNSTRNPAVSLNKSGLCKTCAQYRKYFNSKHLAREFSFFKSFIGKGKGAYDIMVGISGGKDSSAMLRMLKKRGFRILAFSFDTGYYPKHIFQRAASVANRLSVDYKRIDIRKYIRPIDRKSFAMMADLYEEKPSEVLKEKFRTLYAEGRKHYSVKCQHALPFVRTCQLCRRVVIRAYVAEALKRNISMVVLGINEWAHLSQSGSKHIFSAIRKLKPYTDKQVVYIVHSPFLFQRKAADTRKILKKMGWWKLPKGEGLIESNANSCLLARATEKKAIEMLGFHPDSTRLSREITAGFITKEQAKLALSKAHHSRYSVRRVLRRAGIL, from the coding sequence ATGAAAAAGAAGATTAAAGGCAAAAAACAGGCTTTTCGAGAATGCCGCATCTGCGTAAATTCAACGCGGAATCCTGCCGTTTCGCTCAACAAGAGCGGATTGTGTAAAACGTGTGCGCAGTATCGGAAATATTTTAATTCTAAGCATCTTGCAAGGGAATTTTCTTTTTTCAAATCATTTATTGGGAAAGGGAAGGGCGCATACGATATCATGGTGGGAATCTCTGGCGGGAAGGATTCGAGTGCAATGCTGCGCATGCTCAAGAAACGCGGATTCCGGATACTTGCATTCAGTTTTGATACCGGATATTACCCAAAGCATATTTTTCAAAGGGCCGCTTCTGTTGCAAATCGCCTTAGCGTCGATTACAAGCGCATAGACATTCGAAAATACATCCGGCCGATAGACAGAAAATCGTTCGCGATGATGGCCGATCTTTATGAAGAGAAGCCATCCGAAGTGCTTAAAGAAAAATTCCGTACTTTGTATGCAGAGGGGAGGAAACATTATTCGGTAAAATGTCAGCACGCTCTTCCTTTCGTCCGGACATGCCAGCTTTGCAGGCGCGTGGTGATACGCGCGTATGTCGCCGAAGCGTTAAAACGGAACATATCTATGGTGGTGTTGGGCATCAACGAATGGGCACATTTAAGCCAGAGCGGCTCAAAACATATTTTCTCTGCTATACGGAAACTCAAGCCGTACACCGATAAACAGGTGGTGTATATTGTGCATTCTCCATTTTTATTTCAGCGTAAAGCGGCGGATACAAGAAAAATTCTGAAGAAAATGGGCTGGTGGAAACTTCCGAAAGGGGAGGGGCTTATAGAATCTAATGCCAATTCCTGCCTGCTCGCGCGCGCGACAGAGAAAAAGGCAATCGAGATGCTCGGGTTCCATCCCGACTCTACCCGCCTTTCACGCGAGATAACCGCGGGGTTCATTACCAAGGAACAAGCGAAATTGGCTTTGAGTAAAGCGCATCATTCGCGATATTCCGTTCGTAGAGTTCTTCGGCGGGCGGGGATATTATAA
- the murC gene encoding UDP-N-acetylmuramate--L-alanine ligase, whose product MTKTRKKQYTAARAYLIGIKGVGMTALAQHLASRGFRVSGSDTNEKFFTDAVLKRHHIPFTEEFSARNVPGDVRFVVASSAYTAKNPEVKEARKRGYKIFSYAHALGELFNEKHGIAVCGSHGKTTTSALLGYVFQKAEKRPNVMTGSEVPQFRGNALMGSGEHFIAEADEYQNKFRFFDPKTILLTNIDYDHPDYFSDVAAYRRVFRNFIGRLPKSGLLVVCSDDAEARKILPATRAKIITYGLDEDYFHIRAHPVRSRTRTASATSNGVNKNVTNVDVHWIAREVKVKNGRWQFNAYRNNELFGSFFLRIPGRHNVLNALGVIAASRAHGIKKDIIQRALREFRGTRRRFEYKGIYHGALLIDDYAHHPAEIKATLKAARELYPKKRIIAVFHPHTYTRTKALLGDFAKSFSDADEVIVLDIYGSAREKQGGVSSKELVKRASVWHKHIRHIATIPRAVLYFKKRLKKGDVLIAMGAGDVWKVHKGLVPHLSR is encoded by the coding sequence ATGACAAAAACGAGAAAAAAACAATATACTGCCGCGCGCGCCTATCTCATTGGCATCAAGGGGGTGGGCATGACAGCGCTTGCACAGCATCTCGCGTCTCGCGGTTTTCGTGTCTCCGGTTCCGATACGAATGAGAAATTTTTCACCGATGCAGTGCTCAAGCGCCATCACATTCCTTTTACCGAAGAATTCTCGGCAAGAAATGTTCCTGGAGACGTTCGGTTTGTTGTGGCATCCTCCGCATATACCGCCAAAAATCCGGAAGTAAAAGAAGCACGAAAGCGCGGGTATAAAATATTTTCATACGCCCATGCGCTGGGAGAGCTTTTTAATGAAAAGCACGGAATAGCGGTATGCGGCTCGCATGGGAAGACGACCACATCGGCATTGCTGGGGTATGTATTCCAAAAAGCAGAAAAACGTCCGAATGTCATGACAGGTTCCGAAGTACCGCAATTCCGCGGCAATGCGCTGATGGGAAGTGGCGAGCACTTCATTGCCGAAGCCGATGAGTACCAGAACAAGTTCCGCTTTTTTGATCCAAAAACAATCTTGCTTACCAATATTGATTACGATCACCCCGATTATTTTTCTGATGTAGCGGCATATCGCAGGGTATTTCGTAATTTTATAGGACGTCTTCCCAAAAGCGGCCTGCTGGTTGTCTGTAGCGATGATGCGGAAGCCCGAAAAATTCTTCCTGCAACACGCGCCAAAATAATCACCTACGGTCTTGATGAGGACTACTTTCATATTCGCGCTCACCCCGTCAGAAGTAGGACGCGGACAGCGTCCGCGACTTCTAACGGGGTAAATAAGAATGTAACAAATGTGGATGTGCACTGGATTGCGCGCGAAGTGAAGGTAAAGAATGGCAGATGGCAATTTAACGCGTATCGGAATAATGAGTTATTCGGTTCTTTTTTCCTTCGCATTCCGGGGCGTCACAACGTGCTTAATGCGCTGGGAGTTATCGCGGCGTCCCGAGCTCACGGTATAAAAAAAGATATTATTCAAAGAGCTCTTAGAGAATTTCGGGGAACGCGCCGAAGATTTGAATATAAGGGGATATATCACGGCGCCTTGCTTATTGATGACTACGCGCATCATCCGGCGGAGATTAAAGCGACGCTCAAGGCCGCACGGGAACTGTATCCAAAAAAACGCATTATCGCGGTATTCCACCCGCATACGTATACGCGAACGAAAGCCCTGCTTGGTGATTTTGCAAAATCTTTTTCAGATGCGGACGAAGTCATCGTTTTGGATATTTACGGTTCCGCGCGAGAGAAGCAAGGCGGTGTTTCAAGCAAGGAATTGGTGAAACGCGCAAGTGTCTGGCATAAACATATCCGCCACATCGCAACGATTCCGCGCGCGGTGCTCTATTTTAAAAAACGCCTCAAAAAAGGCGATGTGCTCATTGCAATGGGAGCGGGGGATGTGTGGAAAGTGCACAAGGGGCTTGTCCCGCACTTATCGCGATAA
- a CDS encoding ScpA family protein gives MPVNSNPYTVKVATFEGPLDVLLSLIEGKKLEITQISLAEVTNQFIQYVETTPIPPGILAEFLSVAAHLLIIKTKALLPFLVLSEEEEEELVDLEARLKLLQRYREAGKHLQSQIRRKQFSFGREATSIFSITFYPPENITANILHVHMRRIADEFRAFYEKQQYAQATLEKVVSLEERIRDLMKIIEGALEKRFHEAVGSASSKMEIIVTFLAMLELIKQRLVAVEQQGLFGEITIRKTN, from the coding sequence ATGCCTGTCAATAGCAATCCTTATACCGTAAAAGTTGCTACCTTCGAAGGACCTTTGGACGTCCTTCTTAGCTTAATTGAGGGAAAAAAGCTCGAAATAACGCAGATATCGCTTGCGGAAGTTACCAATCAGTTCATACAATATGTAGAAACGACTCCCATACCTCCCGGGATCCTTGCGGAATTCCTATCCGTTGCGGCGCATCTTCTTATTATCAAGACCAAAGCCCTTTTGCCGTTCCTGGTGTTAAGCGAAGAAGAAGAGGAGGAGTTGGTAGACCTGGAAGCGCGCCTGAAACTCCTTCAACGGTATCGGGAAGCGGGAAAACATCTTCAAAGCCAGATTCGCAGAAAACAATTTTCATTCGGGCGCGAGGCTACTTCCATTTTTTCCATAACATTTTATCCGCCGGAGAATATCACTGCCAATATACTTCATGTCCATATGCGGCGTATTGCCGACGAGTTCCGTGCATTCTATGAAAAACAGCAGTATGCGCAAGCCACCCTTGAGAAAGTTGTGTCGCTGGAAGAGCGGATCCGCGATCTCATGAAAATAATCGAAGGAGCTCTCGAGAAACGTTTTCACGAAGCGGTCGGAAGCGCCTCGAGCAAAATGGAAATTATCGTAACATTCCTTGCGATGCTGGAGCTTATCAAACAACGGCTCGTGGCGGTTGAACAGCAAGGACTATTCGGAGAGATTACTATAAGAAAAACGAATTAA
- a CDS encoding serine hydrolase — MTSLLTYILITVLGPLGLFVLPSGSPGVSRTLDTAQQNVNLALQKLPLSAEFLAYPARNIPDTRISSDSLPYRKWEVSPPDMNAKSAVVVGAKSGKIFYERNMRLRLPIASLTKLATALSVIEELSLNEEVTVSRHAVNTGGDFGNLVVGETLTAHDVLRAMLIASSNDAAVAFAEHVLRTRGKALTELMNAKTHALGLLQTRFSSVSGLEDRNNYSTAEDLSKLLGTVMHQSALADILKTDAADIHSTDGRFTHRLITSNKLLGRFDGVVAGKTGYTEGAGGSLAIFAKNEKSDDDFLVIVLGSANEETRFEDAKTLITWVNEAYQW, encoded by the coding sequence ATGACCAGCCTTCTTACTTATATACTCATTACGGTTTTGGGGCCTCTGGGTCTATTTGTTTTGCCATCGGGAAGCCCTGGAGTATCCCGCACGCTTGACACGGCTCAACAAAACGTCAATCTGGCCCTGCAGAAACTTCCGCTCTCCGCAGAGTTTTTGGCGTATCCTGCTCGTAATATTCCCGATACGCGGATATCCTCGGATTCTTTGCCATATCGTAAATGGGAAGTTTCTCCTCCCGATATGAACGCAAAATCCGCTGTTGTCGTTGGCGCAAAATCTGGCAAGATATTTTACGAACGCAATATGCGTCTGCGTCTGCCGATCGCGAGCCTTACGAAATTGGCAACGGCGCTCTCCGTTATTGAAGAACTTTCTCTTAATGAGGAGGTGACCGTCTCGCGGCATGCGGTAAATACCGGAGGAGATTTCGGGAATTTGGTGGTCGGAGAAACGCTTACCGCGCACGATGTACTTCGGGCAATGCTGATTGCTTCTTCAAACGATGCCGCAGTTGCATTTGCGGAACATGTGTTGCGTACGCGGGGCAAGGCCCTTACAGAACTTATGAATGCGAAAACCCATGCTTTAGGACTTCTGCAGACACGGTTTTCATCCGTGAGCGGCCTTGAGGATAGGAATAACTATTCAACGGCAGAGGACCTTTCCAAGCTCCTTGGGACAGTGATGCATCAGAGCGCGCTGGCGGATATTTTAAAAACTGACGCGGCAGACATTCATTCTACTGACGGTCGGTTCACGCATCGTCTTATAACATCCAATAAATTATTGGGACGTTTCGATGGGGTTGTTGCGGGAAAAACCGGATACACCGAAGGAGCAGGAGGCTCGCTTGCGATTTTTGCGAAAAACGAAAAATCAGATGACGATTTTTTGGTGATAGTGCTGGGATCCGCAAATGAAGAGACAAGATTTGAGGATGCAAAAACACTAATCACGTGGGTGAATGAAGCGTACCAATGGTAA
- a CDS encoding WecB/TagA/CpsF family glycosyltransferase — protein sequence MKRVTICKVPVDAVSRAEALERCREFLYDGKQHRVATINPEFIVEAQNNSEFRKTLQKSDLALADGIGVSFAARHLHGLGIERIPGVDFLFDLCELAAKEHATVFFLGGRGGVARRTAELLRERIPNLQVGGWNEEVEKITNIDADILFVALGSPKQELWIVQNLAKLPRVKIAMGVGGAFDIISGKIKRAPLILRTLGLEWLWRFIKEPWRLGRICKAVFLFSSLILKEKSRGMNSSAG from the coding sequence ATGAAGCGCGTTACAATATGTAAAGTTCCGGTTGATGCTGTCTCGAGAGCCGAAGCATTGGAAAGGTGCCGGGAGTTTTTATACGATGGGAAACAACATCGGGTCGCAACGATCAATCCCGAATTTATCGTCGAAGCGCAAAATAATTCCGAATTCCGCAAAACGCTACAAAAAAGCGATCTTGCGCTGGCAGATGGCATCGGCGTTTCTTTTGCCGCAAGACATCTGCATGGTCTAGGGATTGAGCGCATACCCGGCGTTGATTTCTTGTTTGATTTGTGCGAACTTGCAGCAAAGGAGCACGCGACCGTTTTTTTTCTTGGCGGCAGGGGAGGAGTCGCCCGAAGGACGGCAGAATTGCTCCGAGAACGTATCCCGAACCTTCAAGTTGGGGGATGGAACGAAGAGGTTGAAAAGATCACTAACATAGATGCCGACATACTTTTTGTAGCGCTTGGGTCTCCGAAACAGGAACTCTGGATTGTTCAAAATCTTGCGAAGCTCCCAAGAGTGAAAATCGCGATGGGGGTCGGGGGAGCGTTTGATATAATTTCTGGAAAAATAAAAAGAGCTCCCCTGATACTTCGGACGCTCGGACTGGAGTGGCTTTGGCGGTTTATAAAAGAACCTTGGCGGCTCGGACGTATTTGTAAAGCTGTTTTTCTTTTTTCCTCTCTTATTCTTAAAGAAAAAAGCCGAGGGATGAATTCCTCAGCCGGATGA
- the scpB gene encoding SMC-Scp complex subunit ScpB — protein sequence MSKSSSIIESLLFIAGEPVKIKKLARASGASESEARTALEELASVHEDRRGLRVLIKDDEVELVTHPDNAGIVSEYLKSGMEEDLTDATSETLAIVAYKGPIARAAIDDIRGVNSQYTLRTLLVRGLVERILHPEDARTYLYRISLDFLKKLGLKSAQDLHEFTPLSQAKLTPPEETNTKTEPDATKPEI from the coding sequence GTGTCCAAGTCATCTTCCATTATCGAATCCCTTCTTTTTATCGCAGGGGAGCCGGTAAAAATAAAAAAACTTGCGCGTGCATCCGGTGCCTCCGAGAGTGAGGCGCGCACTGCATTAGAGGAACTTGCCTCCGTACACGAAGATCGGCGTGGGCTTCGGGTTCTTATAAAAGATGACGAAGTGGAACTGGTTACCCATCCGGACAATGCCGGAATAGTTTCGGAATACCTTAAAAGCGGCATGGAAGAGGATCTGACCGATGCGACCTCGGAGACGCTCGCCATCGTGGCATATAAAGGCCCTATTGCGCGCGCGGCCATTGACGATATCCGCGGCGTAAATTCTCAATATACCCTTCGCACGCTTCTGGTCCGGGGACTCGTGGAGCGTATTTTGCACCCCGAAGATGCCCGCACGTATCTCTACCGCATTTCACTTGATTTTCTTAAAAAACTCGGGTTGAAATCCGCACAAGACTTGCATGAATTTACTCCGCTTTCACAGGCAAAACTTACTCCACCAGAAGAAACAAACACAAAAACCGAGCCAGACGCGACAAAGCCAGAAATCTAG
- a CDS encoding YbaK/EbsC family protein, with the protein MAIPKPFSTFLDTNKIKYAVVEHRRVFTAHDKAATLHVEEKFVAKTAVFQVGSKEHVLVLVPASKHIDKKKVKTAVNVWLRKQSKKPESKVDFATEQWMKKKLKGEVGSTPPFPKMLKLHAFVDNALFKQPRLYLNSGDYEHSFLVNQANFKKILGVSFVKGAFAKS; encoded by the coding sequence ATGGCTATACCAAAACCTTTCAGTACTTTTCTCGATACCAACAAGATCAAGTATGCGGTTGTCGAACATCGGCGCGTATTTACGGCACACGATAAGGCCGCAACGCTTCATGTGGAAGAAAAGTTTGTCGCCAAAACTGCGGTGTTCCAGGTCGGGTCGAAAGAGCATGTTCTGGTGCTTGTTCCGGCCTCCAAGCACATTGATAAAAAGAAGGTGAAGACCGCGGTCAATGTGTGGCTACGAAAGCAATCAAAAAAGCCGGAGAGCAAGGTGGACTTTGCCACCGAACAATGGATGAAAAAAAAATTGAAAGGCGAGGTGGGCTCAACGCCGCCGTTCCCAAAGATGTTGAAATTGCATGCCTTTGTAGACAATGCACTTTTCAAACAGCCGAGATTATATTTGAATAGCGGCGATTACGAGCATTCTTTTTTAGTGAATCAGGCGAATTTCAAAAAGATCTTAGGAGTAAGTTTTGTGAAAGGAGCGTTTGCAAAATCTTAG
- a CDS encoding Glu/Leu/Phe/Val dehydrogenase dimerization domain-containing protein translates to MMGSREAEAVLMLQQMFRRVDEICEILGVDRRVQVMLKDFDSPYERPFRVTFARLGEGPGAAKVELKTEHYHVIRVRHVNPWATGHQPFGGGLRYDSSVTLPLMKVDAMKMTFKHTLVGPHDHERIPFGGAKGGVAVDPRLLSWHELVQLTQEVVQKLNPVIGPHVDRVAPDMGTNEKIMDEFMTHYATLNAEKNIPCGAIASGKSLDNFGCPGRLTATAEGMLDVLEYFRGHDAFSAYFKKAPRTIIVGMGNVGGWFLKFAKDHGLNVVGVADIHGALYRKDGGLEEEADTILKLASSKEGIAAYSEAEHCTLEELLAQDCDMLVPAASEGMITSQVASKMKARILLEGANNPTDEEALPILRENDVLTIPDILANAGGATVSYFEWLQGVRGQQYELEDIQAKRKAYLVGGAKRTVEAADKYKTDLRTGAMIASIDFIARRLMRKHHWE, encoded by the coding sequence ATGATGGGCTCCAGAGAAGCCGAAGCGGTTCTTATGCTTCAGCAGATGTTCAGGCGAGTGGACGAAATTTGTGAGATTTTGGGTGTTGACCGCAGAGTTCAAGTGATGCTCAAGGATTTTGATTCACCATATGAGCGGCCGTTTCGGGTGACATTTGCACGTCTTGGCGAAGGTCCCGGAGCTGCAAAGGTAGAACTCAAGACAGAACATTATCACGTCATCCGTGTCCGTCATGTCAATCCCTGGGCGACGGGACACCAACCTTTCGGCGGCGGTCTGCGCTATGACTCTTCGGTGACCCTACCGCTTATGAAGGTTGATGCGATGAAAATGACCTTCAAACATACGCTTGTGGGGCCCCATGACCACGAACGCATTCCGTTCGGCGGCGCCAAAGGCGGTGTCGCGGTAGATCCACGTTTGCTTTCCTGGCACGAGCTTGTGCAGTTGACCCAAGAGGTGGTGCAGAAACTCAACCCCGTTATCGGTCCCCACGTGGACCGGGTTGCTCCCGACATGGGAACCAATGAAAAGATTATGGACGAGTTTATGACGCATTACGCGACGCTCAACGCGGAGAAGAATATTCCCTGCGGTGCTATCGCAAGCGGAAAATCGTTGGATAATTTTGGGTGTCCGGGAAGACTGACCGCGACCGCAGAGGGTATGCTCGATGTTCTTGAGTACTTCCGTGGACATGACGCATTTTCCGCGTATTTCAAAAAAGCCCCCAGGACCATCATCGTGGGCATGGGCAATGTCGGAGGATGGTTTCTGAAGTTCGCAAAAGACCACGGTTTGAATGTTGTGGGTGTTGCGGACATTCACGGAGCGCTCTATCGCAAAGACGGTGGCCTTGAAGAGGAAGCTGACACAATTCTGAAATTGGCATCAAGCAAGGAAGGCATCGCGGCTTATAGCGAAGCCGAACATTGCACGCTCGAGGAATTGCTTGCCCAGGATTGCGATATGCTGGTTCCGGCTGCTTCCGAAGGTATGATTACGTCTCAGGTTGCTTCCAAGATGAAAGCGCGAATTCTTCTGGAAGGAGCCAATAATCCTACAGACGAAGAGGCGCTTCCCATTCTTCGGGAGAACGATGTGCTTACCATTCCCGATATCCTTGCCAATGCCGGCGGAGCTACCGTTTCCTATTTTGAATGGCTCCAGGGAGTACGAGGCCAGCAATATGAGTTGGAAGACATCCAGGCGAAGCGAAAAGCATACTTGGTTGGTGGTGCCAAGCGTACGGTTGAAGCCGCGGATAAGTACAAGACCGACCTGCGAACGGGGGCGATGATTGCTTCGATAGATTTTATTGCGCGACGACTGATGCGGAAGCATCACTGGGAATAA
- a CDS encoding methyltransferase domain-containing protein, with the protein MHSVRTRWSKYLCDLFLDDIPAGSRVLDFGAGDGLDGKYIGEQRGASVTLLDVQDKNQTKLPMKLYDGTTIPFSPDSFDAVFAIAVLHHIPREAHRHILAQIRTIAPRLIVMEDTPANWFRWFLNVIGDTIVNVPKSISMQYSYRTVTDWRDFFEKLGFTVERTASVAPWYPIQRTLFVLKRK; encoded by the coding sequence ATGCATTCTGTCAGAACACGATGGTCTAAATATCTTTGCGATCTGTTTCTCGATGACATCCCGGCCGGATCACGCGTGCTTGATTTTGGCGCCGGAGACGGACTTGATGGTAAGTACATTGGCGAGCAAAGAGGGGCGAGCGTCACGCTTCTTGATGTGCAGGATAAAAACCAAACGAAGTTGCCAATGAAACTTTATGACGGCACCACTATTCCGTTTTCTCCCGACAGTTTTGACGCGGTTTTCGCTATTGCGGTACTTCACCACATACCCCGCGAGGCCCATAGACATATTCTGGCCCAGATCCGAACAATCGCGCCACGGCTTATCGTTATGGAGGATACGCCGGCAAATTGGTTCCGTTGGTTTTTAAACGTCATTGGCGATACGATCGTCAATGTTCCAAAAAGCATCAGTATGCAGTATAGCTATCGGACAGTCACAGATTGGCGTGATTTTTTTGAAAAGCTTGGATTTACCGTCGAACGCACCGCATCCGTAGCGCCCTGGTATCCCATCCAGCGCACTTTATTCGTGCTTAAGCGGAAATAA